DNA sequence from the Chitinivorax tropicus genome:
GGTCAGGATGTCGAAATTCTGCCGAGCCAGTCGGGCATTGGCCAACACGCTGGCCACATGGCGGGCCGCCACACGGCGCGACGGCTCATCCAGTGCAGGCTGCCCCTCGTTTGCCGCAGCCAGGGCCTTCAACATCAGCCGGGCCGCCGTTTCACGCTGCGGGCATTTCGCGCCCAAGGCATACAGAACTGCAGCTCGCTTTTCAGGCTCGACCAACTTGGCTTCATCGGTATCCCATGAGTAGTCTGCCAGCAGCCGCCAGTCATTGGCATGCAGGGTCGTCTTGCCATCCTGGGCTCGGGCCAGCACCATCCCGACCGGCAAGGCGGATGACATACCCAGATCCAACACCTGCAGATAACGTCGCAGATCCAACTCACCGGGCAAGCGGGTGATCTCCGTGCCATCGGGCTTGAACAAGATCATGGTGGGGTAGCCACGCACCTGGAATCGCTCGCCCAGCTGCTGGGCATTGGGGCTGTCGCCATCCAGATAGACCGGCACAAAGGAACGCGACCGGTCAATAAAGGCCTGCTGGTTGAAGATGGTCGCCTTGACCTGATTGCAAGGCGGACACCATGCCGCCCCCCAATACAGGAACAAGGGCTTCTGGTTGGCTTTGGCCAACGCGAAGGCAGCATCCACATCGCCTTTCTGCCAATCGATGCCCGCCATCGCCACCGCACCAGTATCTGCCGCCAGGACAGGCAGCCCAGGCAGGCCCACCACCATCAGGCCCGCCCAAAGAATCGGCCATTGTTTCATGCTCACCCCTCCCAATGAGATACCGCATGATAATCCAGCTTTTACATCCTGTAGAGGTGGTTCTGCCACCTTGATTTCAGCAACACGTAAATATCAGCCCGGTCGCCAGCCAGCAAAAGCACACATCGACAATACATCCTTATATCCGAATAGCAAATACAATCAATATCACCCACAAATCAGGCCAGAAACAGCATCAAACAACATAATGATTAATATGAATATTTACCATACTTCAAATTTACCTATTTCGAATTAAATCATGAATCATATGAATTGAAATATTCACCCAATCCATCTAAATATTGAAGCAACGATGTGAACCTGTTTTAACACGCAACGCCATCTGATCACCGGACCCATTTCAGCAGAGGAAGTGCAATTGCGCACCCACCCCATCGTCCGCTCGATACCCAGGCAAATGCTGGCCAGCCTGGCCTTGTTGATTACCATGCTGGGTGGCACGGCCTTTCTGGCATCGATGGTCACTCAGCAAGAGCAATCTCTGATGCGCACCCGGTTCGAGGAACAGGCCAGGCTGCAGCAGCATGCCATTGCCGAGCGGATACAGCACTATGCGCAGGCGTTACGTGGTGTGGCGGCACATTTCAATGCACGGGGCAGCGTATCGGAGGAGGAATTCCATCTATATGTCAGGGATAGTGGCTTGATGCGGGACTATCCTGGCCTGTTTGGCATTGGCTTTGCCGAGCGGGTGACGGCCACCCAGCGAGCGGCGTTTGTCGAGCGCATGCTGCTGCTGCATCCAGACTTTCAGATCCACCCCAGCCAGGATGCCCCTGTGCAGAGCATCATCACCATGATCCACCCGCCGCGTGTGGATTACCTGCCCAGCCTGGGCTTTGACGCCTATGGCGAGCCTAACCGGCGCCGCGCCATGGATTTCACCGCGACCACCGGCAAGGTGGCCGCATCGGCCAGCATTGTCCTGCTTCTCGACCAGCGGCATGCGCAGACCCCAAGCTTCATGCTGTATCTGGCCTACCCCACCCAACCCGCCTCCGATCACCCTGCCCAACCACAAGGATGGCTATATGTAGGCAGCCGGGTGCGTGAGCTGGTCGCAGCCACCAGCATTTCAAGCCGCCCCATCAGATTGAGCATTCACGATGGCACACGGGATGGAAAACTGATCTACGGCACGGGACAGCATAGCGGCCCGCTGACCATCGAGCACACACTGGATCTGGGTGGCCATCAATGGATACTGGTCATGTCACCGACGGCACCTTTCCTGGCCTCGCAAATGCCTGGCCGCGCGCACTGGATATGGGGCGCGGGCCTGTTGATGACCTTGCTGACCATGGGCATCGTCGCGCAACGTGCCAATGCCAGACAGCTGGAGATGCGGCTGATCACCGATCGCACCCTGGAGAGCCAACAACGCGAGACACGCTTCCGCCACACCTTGGAAGCCATCCCCTATGCCTTGCTGACAATGGATCGGAACGGATGCATCACGACGGCCAACAGCACAGCTGCCGAGTGGTTTGAAACCAGCACCAGCAAGCTGGTCGGGCAGTCCATCGACCAGGTGCTGGCAACCAGACCACCCACCACTGCCCCATTGTCCCAATTAGCCAGCCGTTGTGCGGCGACCAACACCCCGCAACACCTGGGCGCCGAGCAAGGCTTTGTCGGGCTCAGGCCAGGTGGTGGCGAGTTCCCGGTTGAGATCCAACTGACCCCACTGGCACTCGATGACGCCACCGCCACCTTATGTTCGGTTGTCGATCTATCCATCCGTAAACGCCTGGAGGATCGATTCCGCCAAGTGGTGAAAAGCATCCCGAGCGCCATTCTGATGGTCAACCCACAAGGCCAGATCGAGTTGGTGAACCCGATAGTCGAACGCTGGTTTGGCTATCCAGACAATGAGTTGCTGGGCCAACCCGTCGAGCGGCTGATCCCCACACGCTTTCGGGCACACCACGCCGGTTACCGGGAAGCCTTTTTCCGTGAGCGTGATGCCAGACCGATGGGGGCGGGGCGGGACCTGTTCGGGCTCAGAAAGGATGGGTCGGAGTTTCCGATCGAAATCGGCCTGAATCCGATGAGTACCGATGAAGGGGTCTTTGTGCTCTGCCTGATCAATGACATCTCCAGCCGTAAAGCCACCGAACAGCGCCTGAGGCAACAGACCGAGCAACTGGAACAAGCCAGCCGCTACAAAAGTGAATTTCTGGCCAACATGTCGCACGAGCTGCGCACCCCGCTGAACAGCATTCTGATCCTGGCCGAGCAATTGCGGGACAATCGCCAGGGCAACCTGACCAACAAGCAGGTGGAGCACGCCGATATCATCTTCCGCTCAGGTTCCGAGCTGCTGTCCTTGATCAATGACATTCTGGATCTCTCCAAGATCGAGGCAGGCCGTGTCACCGTCGAGCAGGATCTCATCTCAGCCCAGGACCTGGCCCATCACCTGTTGAGCGCATTCAGGCCTCTGGCGGAGCGACAATCCTTGCACCTGACGGTCACAGTCCAGCCTGACACGCCAGCGTTGTTCATCACCGACAACAAGCGCCTCCAGCAAGTGATCAAAAATCTGACCGTGAACGCCATCAAATTCACAGATCAGGGGCAGGTATCCATCGAGATCCACCCCGCCGCGCCACCACCCAAGTCATCGCCCCCGCCCGATGCGGACACCTGGCTGGCCGTGGCTGTCACCGACACCGGCCCTGGCATTCCGCCAGACAAACGGGAAGAGATCTTTGAAGCCTTCCGTCAACTCGACAACTCCACCAGCCGCAGTTTTGGCGGCACAGGTCTGGGCCTGACCATCTCACGCCAGTTGGCCAAATTGCTGGGTGGAGACGTGCAGCTCACCGACCCGCCGGGCGGGGGAAGCTGCTTTACGGTGTCCGTCCCAGTCCAGTCTGTCAAACCACATAGCCAACTCATGCCACCACCGCTGCCTGAGCCCCCTGCTCAACGCCCCCTCGCCCACAACAAACTGCTGGTCATCGAGGACGATGCCGCGCTGGCCCATATCATTCTGTCAGCCGCCCAGGCATTGGGCCTGCAAGCATCCGTGGCATCCAGCGGCGCACTCGCGCTCGACCTGGCCCGCCAGACGCCCCCCTCAGCGGTGTTGCTGGATCTACTGCTACCCGACATGAGTGGCTGGCGGGTCTTGCGCGCATTGCGCGATATCATCGGCCCGACCGTGCCGGTTCAGGTCATCTCCTGCCTGGATCGCCCCGATGACTGGCGGGAAAGGGGCATTTGCAATTATCTGGTGAAACCTTTTGATCAACAGGCGCTGCTGCATGTCTTGCAACAGCTGGGAGCCAATGGGGTGGCCGACCGCTGGCAGGTATTACTGGTGGAGGATAACCTCATCGAGCGTGAGCACTATGCCCAGATGCTCGACCAGACCGACTTCCATGTGTCCGCAGTGGGCTCGATCGAGGAAGCCAAACAAGTGCTGCAGTCCCGCGCCATTGATGTGATGATTCTCGATCTACATCTGTCGGATGGCTTCGGCAGCGAGCTGCTGGCCTGGATGTACGATCAGCAGTCCTATCAACACATTCATGTGGTGATCTACTCCGGCTGCCTGCCGACCACCACACCGCTGCCCAAGCAGGCGCAGCATGTTGTGACACTGAGCAAGCAACAACACTCGCCCGACACGCTACAAAACACCATTCAATTGTTACTGGCAGATATGCTACCCACCAGCCCAGGCCTGGCGCAACCGCCCAATGATGACATGCTGCCCGCCCCAGCCGAGGGCAGTGACTGGAAGACCGTATTGGTAGTCGATGATGACATCCGCAACATCTATGCCATGAACAGCCTGCTGGAAACCCGGCAATTCAATGTCTTGACTGCAGACAATGGCGAAGCGGCCATCCAGCAGGTGGCCGAGCATCACCACATCGATGTGGTCTTGATGGACATGGCGATGCCGGTCATGGACGGCTATACCGCCATCCGCAGGCTGCGGGATGCAGACTTCAAAAAGCCGATCATCGCAGTCACCGCCTATGCCATGCAGGGGGATCGGGAGAAATGCCTGGCGGCGGGTGCAGATGATTACCTGGCCAAGCCGATCAACCAGCAGTCGCTGTTCAAAGCGCTGGCACGCTGGCAGATCGGCTGAGCCCAGCTGACACAGGGACCTCCACCATGGCCGCCAATGACACCTCTCCTACCGCAGTACGGATTCCCCCATTCATCCAGACGGTACTGTTGGTGGATGACAAACAGGAGAACCGCGTGGCGCTGGAGGCCATGTTGGATGATGGACAGATCCATTTCCTGCATGCCAGCTCGGGCGCAACCGCACTGAAAATGCTGCTGAACACCGAGGTATCCTTGGTGCTGCTGGACGTGTCGATGCCGGGCATGGATGGCTACGAAGTGCTACAGATGATGCGCAGCACCCGCAGCACGCGCCATATCCCGGTGATCATGCTGACCGCCTTCCTGCGCGACGAGATGGAGACCTTACGTGGCTATCAAGCAGGGGCCATTGAGTTCCTGACCAAACCGATCAACAGCGTCATGTTGCGCTGTAAGGTCATGCAGTTTCTGGCGCTGAACCAACAAAAGCATCAGCTCAAGATCGCCTATGAGCGGCTGGACACCCAGAAAGCCTATTACGAATCCATGCTCAATGCCGCCGGCGAGGGCGTGATCGGGCTTTCCACCGAGGGCGAGGTGCGATTCGCCAACCCAGCCGCCTTGAATCTGCTGCAGCTCCCTCAGCCTGATCTGCTGGATCAACCTTTTCGCAGCTTTTATCCCCCGCTTGAGGAACAGCCCAACCATTGGGAAGCATCCGACTTTTACCTGGCCTGGTCGGAAAAACGTGAGATCCGAGTAGAGGAAGCGCTGTTCGGCTCCACCCAACGGGATGCCTTTCCCGTTCAATACACCTGCTCGCCCTTGGCTGGCTGCACCAAGGGCACCGTGGTGGTGTTCGTGGACATCACCCAACGCAAGGCACTGGAAAACCAGCTGCGGATGCAAGCCATGACCGATCACCTGACCGGGCTCTACAATCGTGCTGGATTCAAGGCCGCGCTGCTGCACGCGCTGGCACGCTGCACCCGCCACCACGGCCAGATGGCACTTTTGCTGATCGATCTGGATCGATTCAAACAGGTGAACGACACCCTTGGTCACGAAAGCGGCGATAAGCTCTTGCAGGCCGTAGCTGATCGCTTGAGACACACCGTCCGCCAAGCAGACACACTGGCGCGGTTGGGCGGCGATGAATTCACAGTCATTCTGGAGCATCTGGACGGGGCGGAGGACGCCGCCTACTGCGCCGCCAAGATCATCGAGGCCCTCAAGCACCCCTTCCAGATCCAGGACATGGAGCTGATCATCGGCGCAAGTGTCGGCATCGCCACCTATCCGGCGTGTGGCGACAACCCGGTCGCGCTGATGCAGGCTGCAGATGTCGCGATGTACCGGGCCAAAAGCGATGGCCGCAACCTCTACCATTTCTTCACCCAGGAAATGAATGACCGGGCGCGGACCAAGATGGTATTGGAACAAAGCCTGCACCATGCGCTCACTGGCCAGCAGCTGCGGCTGGTGTATCAGCCACAGATCGATCTACGGACGGGCCAGATCATCGGCCTGGAGGCCCTGTTGCGCTGGCAGCACCCGACAGCAGGCTTGGTCTCCCCCGCAACCTTTGTCCCACTGCTGGAGGAAACCGGCCTGATCGTGCCGGTTGGCAACTGGATCATCAAGACAGTGTGTGCGCAGCGCCAAGACTGGAATCGGCGGCATGTGCTACCGGAGGACTGCAAAATCGCCATCAATATCTCGCCACGGCAATTCGTGGATGAGAACCTAGCACGCATGCTCCGCC
Encoded proteins:
- a CDS encoding response regulator; this encodes MQLRTHPIVRSIPRQMLASLALLITMLGGTAFLASMVTQQEQSLMRTRFEEQARLQQHAIAERIQHYAQALRGVAAHFNARGSVSEEEFHLYVRDSGLMRDYPGLFGIGFAERVTATQRAAFVERMLLLHPDFQIHPSQDAPVQSIITMIHPPRVDYLPSLGFDAYGEPNRRRAMDFTATTGKVAASASIVLLLDQRHAQTPSFMLYLAYPTQPASDHPAQPQGWLYVGSRVRELVAATSISSRPIRLSIHDGTRDGKLIYGTGQHSGPLTIEHTLDLGGHQWILVMSPTAPFLASQMPGRAHWIWGAGLLMTLLTMGIVAQRANARQLEMRLITDRTLESQQRETRFRHTLEAIPYALLTMDRNGCITTANSTAAEWFETSTSKLVGQSIDQVLATRPPTTAPLSQLASRCAATNTPQHLGAEQGFVGLRPGGGEFPVEIQLTPLALDDATATLCSVVDLSIRKRLEDRFRQVVKSIPSAILMVNPQGQIELVNPIVERWFGYPDNELLGQPVERLIPTRFRAHHAGYREAFFRERDARPMGAGRDLFGLRKDGSEFPIEIGLNPMSTDEGVFVLCLINDISSRKATEQRLRQQTEQLEQASRYKSEFLANMSHELRTPLNSILILAEQLRDNRQGNLTNKQVEHADIIFRSGSELLSLINDILDLSKIEAGRVTVEQDLISAQDLAHHLLSAFRPLAERQSLHLTVTVQPDTPALFITDNKRLQQVIKNLTVNAIKFTDQGQVSIEIHPAAPPPKSSPPPDADTWLAVAVTDTGPGIPPDKREEIFEAFRQLDNSTSRSFGGTGLGLTISRQLAKLLGGDVQLTDPPGGGSCFTVSVPVQSVKPHSQLMPPPLPEPPAQRPLAHNKLLVIEDDAALAHIILSAAQALGLQASVASSGALALDLARQTPPSAVLLDLLLPDMSGWRVLRALRDIIGPTVPVQVISCLDRPDDWRERGICNYLVKPFDQQALLHVLQQLGANGVADRWQVLLVEDNLIEREHYAQMLDQTDFHVSAVGSIEEAKQVLQSRAIDVMILDLHLSDGFGSELLAWMYDQQSYQHIHVVIYSGCLPTTTPLPKQAQHVVTLSKQQHSPDTLQNTIQLLLADMLPTSPGLAQPPNDDMLPAPAEGSDWKTVLVVDDDIRNIYAMNSLLETRQFNVLTADNGEAAIQQVAEHHHIDVVLMDMAMPVMDGYTAIRRLRDADFKKPIIAVTAYAMQGDREKCLAAGADDYLAKPINQQSLFKALARWQIG
- a CDS encoding putative bifunctional diguanylate cyclase/phosphodiesterase, with translation MAANDTSPTAVRIPPFIQTVLLVDDKQENRVALEAMLDDGQIHFLHASSGATALKMLLNTEVSLVLLDVSMPGMDGYEVLQMMRSTRSTRHIPVIMLTAFLRDEMETLRGYQAGAIEFLTKPINSVMLRCKVMQFLALNQQKHQLKIAYERLDTQKAYYESMLNAAGEGVIGLSTEGEVRFANPAALNLLQLPQPDLLDQPFRSFYPPLEEQPNHWEASDFYLAWSEKREIRVEEALFGSTQRDAFPVQYTCSPLAGCTKGTVVVFVDITQRKALENQLRMQAMTDHLTGLYNRAGFKAALLHALARCTRHHGQMALLLIDLDRFKQVNDTLGHESGDKLLQAVADRLRHTVRQADTLARLGGDEFTVILEHLDGAEDAAYCAAKIIEALKHPFQIQDMELIIGASVGIATYPACGDNPVALMQAADVAMYRAKSDGRNLYHFFTQEMNDRARTKMVLEQSLHHALTGQQLRLVYQPQIDLRTGQIIGLEALLRWQHPTAGLVSPATFVPLLEETGLIVPVGNWIIKTVCAQRQDWNRRHVLPEDCKIAINISPRQFVDENLARMLRQHLHQHQINPASIELELTENMLMQENEQTLHILHQLHQLAVSLSIDDFGTGYSSFSYIKRFNLDALKIDKSFVDQLAESERDVAIVASIIDLAHNLRMKTIAEGVETKAQLDVLTCLGCDIIQGFYYSPPCQVAELESLISNSMTAGMPLRPNHMPSQAGMPPPAPSC